The Astyanax mexicanus isolate ESR-SI-001 chromosome 12, AstMex3_surface, whole genome shotgun sequence genome window below encodes:
- the bend5 gene encoding BEN domain-containing protein 5 isoform X2 has protein sequence MQKKMKIPKMSTRNAVHAVENHFGEERMPLRHKKVHPHEHHRASSNSSKSLAAVVARLERNAVSSCVEGEDLERLDEGEEEEEAVVPRVLYEELVHSYRQQEEEVRRLQQELERTRRQLLQQAKKLKEYSSLLTEVKELRDFNRRLQDVLLMRLGSEPMHDNGTQTIKAEVVEPIVEPQEVCREEANTSSTHSPSPRTVYTFNDGKVHLGGGIWVDEEKWHQLQRTQGDSKFTKNLAVMIWGTETLKNRSVTGVATKKKKDALPKPPLSPSKLKIVRECLYDRVSQETADSAEITQRLSKVNKYICEKIMDINKSIKNEERRESKLLIRQTVKMENFSYDGV, from the exons ATGCAAAAGAAGATGAAAATTCCCAAAATGTCTACCAGGAATGCCGTACATGCAGTAGAAAATCACTTTGGTGAAGAAAGAATGCCCCTCAGACATAAAAAG GTGCACCCTCACGAGCACCACCGGGCCTCCTCCAACTCCTCAAAGAGCCTGGCTGCAGTGGTGGCTCGGCTGGAGAGGAACGCCGTGAGCTCGTGTGTGGAAGGAGAAGATCTGGAGCGGCTGGATGagggcgaggaggaggaggaggcggtggtTCCCCGCGTGCTGTACGAGGAGCTGGTGCACAGCTAcaggcagcaggaggaggaggtgcgGCGGctgcagcaggagctggagcgaACACGCAGGCAGCTGCTGCAGCAGGCCAAGAAACTGAAGGAGTACAGCAGCCTGCTGACCGAGGTCAAGGAGCTGCGTGACTTCAACCGCCGCCTGCAGGATGTGCTGCTCATGCGGCTGGGCAGTG AGCCAATGCACGACAATGGCACTCAGACAATCAAAGCCGAGGTGGTGGAGCCAATTGTCGAGCCACAGGAAGTTTGCCGAGAGGAAGCCAACACTAGCTCCACCCACTCCCCTTCCCCGAGGACAGTCTATACCTTCAACGATGGAAAA GTGCATTTGGGTGGGGGTATTTGGGTGGATGAAGAGAAGTGGCATCAGCTGCAGCGAACACAGGGTGACTCCAAGTTCACCAAGAACCTGGCTGTAATGATCTGGGGCACAGAGACGTTGAAAAACCGCAGTGTGACTGGAGTAGCAACCAAAAAGAAGAAGGACGCCCTGCCTAAACCTCCGCTCTCCCCCAGCAAGCTCAAAATCGTACGAG agTGTCTGTACGACCGCGTGTCCCAGGAGACGGCGGACAGCGCAGAGATCACACAGCGGCTATCCAAAGTGAACAAATACATCTGTGAAAAGATCATGGATATCAACAAATCCATCAAGAACGAGGAGCGGAGAGAGTCCAAGCTCCTGATCCGGCAGACGGTGAAAATGGAGAACTTCTCGTACGACGGCGTGTAG